The segment CCTCCAGCATGGTCTCCAGCCGGCCCAGTCCGCCCAGAGGCTTTGCAAGGCCGGCCCAGTGGGCGTGTGCCGCCGCGCGGGCGGCTTCGTCCGGCGGGGTGATACCCGCCAAAAGTGCATTCAGTTCCGTTTCGGTCATTTTGGTCATCCTTTTGTTTTGCTGTATCGTTCTGCCGCACGCACAAATCGTCCCGGCAGGGGCGTGCCCGCCCAGTATAAATGCGGGAAGCCCGCATAAAAATTCTCGTTTGCAAAGCCGCATTCCCACTGCATTTTCTCGTTTTTACGGGCCGTAAATGCAGTGCCGTTTGCGGTGGAATCCCAGTGGTGAAATTCGTGGACAGGCAGGCTTTCTCCCGCGCGGAACAGCATACTGTCCCGCTTTGCGGTCAGGACAGCATAGCCGAACCGCACCAGCCTGCCCGCCCGGACGCCTGCTCCCGGCAGGACGCCCGCCATGGGCCAGCTCTTTTCCTCGGCGTCCTCCAGACTCTGCCCGAGATACAGAAAGCCGCCGCACTCTGCCGCTGTCGGCAGACCGGCGTTCACAGCCTGCAGGATGGAGGCCCGCATGGTTTTGTTTTCGCTCAGGGCCTGCGCATACAGCTCCGGGTAGCCGCCGGGCAGATACAGCCCGCAGACTCCCTCCGGCAGGGCAGCATCCCGCACCGGGCTGAAAAATACAGGCTCCGCGCCCGCCTCCCGCAAAGCGTCCAGCGTTTCGGCGTAAGTAAAGCAGAAGGCTCCGTCCCTCGCCACGGCGATGCGGACAGAAGCGGAAGCCGTTCCCCGGGGAGAAAGGCGTCCGCCCTCGGGGCATGGCCTTTCCGTCACCGCCGCCAGCTTCTCCCAGTCCATCACCAGACGGTCTGCCAGCAGAGCGATCTTTTCCTGAATGTCCGTGATCTCGCCTGCGGTCTTCAGGCCCAGATGGCGGCTTTCCACCGCCGCCTGCGGCAGGTTGGGCAGATAGCCCAGCACCGGCAGGCCGGTCTCGCTTTCCAGCAGGTCTTTGAGCATTTTATACAGCTTTTCGGAGCAGCTATTGAGCAGGATGCCCGAAATATGGCTGTTTTTGCGGAAGTGCACAAGGCCCTGGATCTCTGCCGCCAGCGTTACGCTGGCCCCTCCGGGCTGCACCACCAGCAGCACCGGAAGCCCCAGCGTGTCTGCCAGCTCCCATGCGCTGGCCCGGGTGGTCAGGCCCTGCCCGTCGTAAAAGCCCATGGCCCCCTCGCACACGGCAGCGCCGTGCCCGGCGGCACAGCGGGCGTAAAGCGCCTGCACCGTAGTCCGGTCCGAGAGGAACAGATCCAGATTATGGCTGTCCACCTGCAGAGCGGAGCGGTGGAACATGGGGTCGATGTAGTCCGGCCCGCTTTTGAAGGCGCAGGGGTCGGCCCCGCGCTTTTTCAGTGCCGCCAGCACGGCGCAGGTCATCGTGGTCTTGCCGCTGCCGGACCGGGGCGCGGCGATGAGGAATTGCATCATTTGCGTATACCCGTAATGAGGAAGATGGGGTTGTTTGCCATGAGCAGGTGAAGACGGCCTGCCGGTTTTGTGCGGCTGACCGCCAGCTGCACCACCTCGGCGGCAAGGCCCCGGGCGGTAAGGGCGGCAGCCGCAGCGCTCAGCGTTTCCAGCGCAATGGCGGAAATGCAGATGCGCGCGTCCGGGTTTTTGGCAAGCACAGCATCCAGCACGCCTTCCATGCCGCCTTTTGTTCCGCCAATGAACACGGCGTCCGGTGCAGGCAGGTCTGCCAGTGCATCCGGGGCGCGGCCCTCGATGAGGGTGAGGTTGTAAGTTTGGAACTTTGCCCGGTTCTGCCGGATCAGGGCACAGGCGTCCGGATCGCACTCCACGGCATACACATGCCCTTTAGGCGCTGCCAGTGCCAGCTCCACGCTCACACTGCCCGTGCCTGCGCCCACGTCCCACAGGATATCCGCAGGCTTCACGGCCAGCTTTGCCAGCGCGGCGGCGCGCACCTCCTGCTTGGTCATGGGCACCTGGCCCCGGATGAAGCTTTCGTCCGGGAAGCCCGGTGTGCGGAAGTGCGGGACATCAAAGTTTTCCACAAGAAGCACGCTGAGCGGTGCAAAACTCTGCCCCGCCAGTTCCGCCGCAGAGCCGTAGCGGATGGCTTCTTCCCCGGTGCCAAGGTTTTCGCCCACCAGTGCGTGCACTTCGCCCATGCCGGCATCGGCCAGCTTCCGGCAGAGGGTGGCGGGTGTTTCGGCCCCGCCGGTGAGGAAAAAGACGGAGCGCTCCGTCATGCACTCTGCCACCGGGTCGCAGGCACAGCCGTGGGCCGACACCAGCTTCCAGTCCTGCCATGGGCGGCCCAGCGCCGCCGCCAGCAGCTGGATGCTGGAAACGCCCGGATACACCCGCGCAGGGATGCCCAGCGCCCGCAGGGGCGTAAGCAGGCCGGACGCGCCGGAATAAAACCCGGTGTCCCCGCTGTAAAGCACGGCGGCATCCTGCCCGGGGGCCTGCGCCAGCGTCTCAAGGATCTCGGCAGGCTGATAGAGGGCAAACTGCCGGGCAGTGCACTCGGGCGGGAGGCCCGCCAGCAGCCGCTTTGCGCCAAACACAAGGCCTGCCCTGCGCACAGCGTCCTGCGCCTGCACCGACAAAGCCTCCCATCTGCCGCTTCCCATACCGATCAGTGTGACCATTTCAAAATCTCCTGACAATGCGTGAATAATCCTGCCTCGGTCTCGCCGACCTCCTCCGGACGGCGCAGCACCACCAGCTGTACGCCGGTCTCGGCTGCGGCCTGCACCTTTTCGGCAAAGCCGCCCGCCGCGCCGCCGTCCTTGGTGACGAGATACCGGATGTGGAACTGTTCGATCAAAGCTTTGTTCAGCTGGCAGGAAAACGGCCCCTGCATGGCAATGATGTTCCGGTGCGGAATCCCGGCTGCCTCGCAGGCGGCAATGCCCTCCGGCGTGGGCAGGACCCGGGGATAAAGCCGCGCCGGGTCCAGCGGCGCAAACGCTGCCAGCTCCTTGGCACCGGTGGCAAGCAGGATGTTTTCCTTCGTTCCGGCAAGGTACTCTGCCGCCTGCGCCGCGGTCCCGAACACCACGCAGTCCTCGGGCAGCGGGCTCCGGGCCCGCAGCAGGCGACGGTATTCCACGCCGGCCTGTGCCGCCGCAGCGCGGATGTTCCGGGTCACATCCACCGCATACGGATGGGTGGCATCCACGCAGAGGTCTGCACCCGTCAGCAGCGCCGCCATGGCATCCGGTCCCAGCCGCCCGGCGTGGACCGTGATGCCCGCCATCTCACCCTGTTCCTCGGCTCCCAGCGGCGTGGCCACACACACGGTCACCTCAGCCCCCAGTGCCGCCAGCTTTTTGGAGAAGCGGCGTCCCTCGGTGGTGCCGCTGAACACGACAGCCTTCATTTGCGGTACCCCCGGGGTGTGACCATCCGGCCCGAAAGGGCGCGGGTGTTCCCGTTGCCGATGTACACGGTGGTGAACATATCCACCGGCGTGTCCTCCAGCTCGGCCAGCGTCAGCACCCGGGCGCTCTGGCCCTCGCGGCCAATGTTGCGCACAAGGCCGCAGACCGTCTCCGGCCCCTTGCCGTTTGCGCGCAGGATGCGCACCGCCTTTTGCAGGTAGTCCGGCCTGCCCTTGGAAGAGGGATTGTACAGTGCCACGCAGAAATCGCCCTGCGCGGCGCAGGCCAGCCGCTTTTCGATGACCTCCCACGGGGTGAGCCGGTCGGAAAGCGAGATCACGCAGAAATCGTGGGCCAGCGGTGCGCCCAGCACCGCTCCGCCGCTGAGGGCGGCAGTGAGCCCGGGCACCACCTCCACGGCAACATCCGGGTAATCCTCGGCCAGTTCCAGCAGCGGGCTGGCCATGCCGTAAACGCCCGCGTCGCCGCTGCACACCAGCGCGACCCGCTTGCCGGTGCGGGCTTTTTCCAGCGCCCAGCGGCAGCGGTCGATCTCCTGCGTCATGCCGGTAGCATAGTATTCCTCGCAGGGGAACTCGGGCTCGATCAGGTCAATGTAAAGCTTGTAGCCGCAGATCGCATCCGCATGTTCAAGGGCGCTCTGGGCTTCCTGGGTCAGATAAAAAACATCGCCGGGGCCAAGGCCCACCACGTAAACAACATTCTCGGGCCGGTCCATGTCCCATTCATCCATCTCAAATTCGTACCTGTCAGACATGCTGCCACCTCCAATCCGGGGCGAAGGGCCGCGCCGCCAGCGCAAAGGTCACGCCGGTGCGGGCAAATTTGTGAAAAACCAGCGGCCCGCCTGCAGCCAGCACTGCAGCGCGCTCGCAGACGTTATCCACGCCGGTGACGCTCTGCACAAAGGCCGAGGGCGTAAAGCTGCCGGGGGCCTGCCGCAGCTGTTCCGCCGTGAAAAACTCCACAGGCCAGCCTCGACTCTGGCAAAAGGCCAGAAGGCCCGCTTCGTTCTGTTTTAGATCGATGCTGGCCGCCGCCGCGATGCACTGCGGGGCAAAACCTGCCTGTGCGCAGAAGGCCGCAAAGGCTTCGGCCAGCGTGTCGGCGCCGGTGCCGCGCCTGCACCCCACCCCCAGCACGCCGATGTGCGGCACAAGATGCAAAGCATCTCCCGCCGGGCACAGGGTGAGGGCAAGTTCCGGGGTCGCTGCATCTTCTGCAAGGCCCGCAGGCGGG is part of the Faecalibacterium sp. HTF-F genome and harbors:
- a CDS encoding cobyrinate a,c-diamide synthase — encoded protein: MMQFLIAAPRSGSGKTTMTCAVLAALKKRGADPCAFKSGPDYIDPMFHRSALQVDSHNLDLFLSDRTTVQALYARCAAGHGAAVCEGAMGFYDGQGLTTRASAWELADTLGLPVLLVVQPGGASVTLAAEIQGLVHFRKNSHISGILLNSCSEKLYKMLKDLLESETGLPVLGYLPNLPQAAVESRHLGLKTAGEITDIQEKIALLADRLVMDWEKLAAVTERPCPEGGRLSPRGTASASVRIAVARDGAFCFTYAETLDALREAGAEPVFFSPVRDAALPEGVCGLYLPGGYPELYAQALSENKTMRASILQAVNAGLPTAAECGGFLYLGQSLEDAEEKSWPMAGVLPGAGVRAGRLVRFGYAVLTAKRDSMLFRAGESLPVHEFHHWDSTANGTAFTARKNEKMQWECGFANENFYAGFPHLYWAGTPLPGRFVRAAERYSKTKG
- the cobK gene encoding precorrin-6A reductase, which codes for MKAVVFSGTTEGRRFSKKLAALGAEVTVCVATPLGAEEQGEMAGITVHAGRLGPDAMAALLTGADLCVDATHPYAVDVTRNIRAAAAQAGVEYRRLLRARSPLPEDCVVFGTAAQAAEYLAGTKENILLATGAKELAAFAPLDPARLYPRVLPTPEGIAACEAAGIPHRNIIAMQGPFSCQLNKALIEQFHIRYLVTKDGGAAGGFAEKVQAAAETGVQLVVLRRPEEVGETEAGLFTHCQEILKWSH
- the cobJ gene encoding precorrin-3B C(17)-methyltransferase yields the protein MSDRYEFEMDEWDMDRPENVVYVVGLGPGDVFYLTQEAQSALEHADAICGYKLYIDLIEPEFPCEEYYATGMTQEIDRCRWALEKARTGKRVALVCSGDAGVYGMASPLLELAEDYPDVAVEVVPGLTAALSGGAVLGAPLAHDFCVISLSDRLTPWEVIEKRLACAAQGDFCVALYNPSSKGRPDYLQKAVRILRANGKGPETVCGLVRNIGREGQSARVLTLAELEDTPVDMFTTVYIGNGNTRALSGRMVTPRGYRK
- the cbiE gene encoding precorrin-6y C5,15-methyltransferase (decarboxylating) subunit CbiE, coding for MVTLIGMGSGRWEALSVQAQDAVRRAGLVFGAKRLLAGLPPECTARQFALYQPAEILETLAQAPGQDAAVLYSGDTGFYSGASGLLTPLRALGIPARVYPGVSSIQLLAAALGRPWQDWKLVSAHGCACDPVAECMTERSVFFLTGGAETPATLCRKLADAGMGEVHALVGENLGTGEEAIRYGSAAELAGQSFAPLSVLLVENFDVPHFRTPGFPDESFIRGQVPMTKQEVRAAALAKLAVKPADILWDVGAGTGSVSVELALAAPKGHVYAVECDPDACALIRQNRAKFQTYNLTLIEGRAPDALADLPAPDAVFIGGTKGGMEGVLDAVLAKNPDARICISAIALETLSAAAAALTARGLAAEVVQLAVSRTKPAGRLHLLMANNPIFLITGIRK